From a region of the Rhinopithecus roxellana isolate Shanxi Qingling chromosome 8, ASM756505v1, whole genome shotgun sequence genome:
- the LOC104655507 gene encoding uncharacterized protein LOC104655507 isoform X1 — MWGLTLCWWRWRGPNRQPQRSSPHVCPENPGEAQVVISLPSRRAAPGETGLGAKHGRVALHFRKGQALSGPRALSVRLVTPGLGTEAPSLLPRLPPPRRAPVTRGKSRTAKAPKPAPRKAAAARPVRIGQLAEVGRAQDGTAAGDLTCQPTRCFVGGVTGSAFPALLPEEDGGQAVQLLPGADVGGSEKSLLDTMEPPTERALLKPAHHGCGGPAGCPWA; from the coding sequence ATGTGGGGGTTAACACTGTGCTGGTGGAGGTGGCGCGGGCCCAACCGGCAGCCCCAGCGCAGTTCTCCCCACGTTTGCCCGGAGAACCCCGGCGAGGCCCAGGTGGTCATTTCCCTCCCTAGCCGGAGGGCCGCGCCGGGTGAGACCGGTTTGGGCGCGAAGCACGGGCGTGTGGCCCTCCACTTCCGTAAAGGCCAGGCGCTCTCAGGACCGCGAGCCCTGAGCGTCCGCCTGGTGACCCCTGGCCTCGGGACCGAAGCCCCGTCCCTCCTGCCCCGCCTCCCCCCGCCACGCAGGGCCCCGGTCACGCGCGGGAAGAGCCGGACCGCCAAAGCCCCCAAGCCGGCGCCCAGGAAAGCGGCCGCAGCCCGGCCAGTCCGAATAGGCCAACTGGCCGAAGTCGGCAGAGCTCAAGATGGCACCGCAGCAGGGGACCTGACTTGTCAACCGACCCGGTGTTTTGTTGGGGGCGTGACCGGAAGTGCCTTCCCCGCTCTACTGCCCGAGGAGGACGGAGGGCAAGCGGTACAGCTTCTTCCAGGTGCTGATGTGGGTGGCTCTGAAAAGAGCCTTTTGGATACGATGGAACCTCCGACCGAACGCGCACTTCTTAAGCCCGCTCACCACGGATGCGGCGGGCCAGCTGGATGTCCTTGGGCATAA